Sequence from the Solea senegalensis isolate Sse05_10M linkage group LG1, IFAPA_SoseM_1, whole genome shotgun sequence genome:
TCTCTTCCATCGCTGAggtgtttcctcctcctcctcctcctcctcctcctcttcctcttcctcctcaatatcctcctcctcttcccagGCGAGTCTTCTGAGATTCTTCTGTGTGTTCGTCCTCAGTCCCAGGACTCCGGCTCGTTCTTGGCATTCTTTCAAAGCCTGGTTCTCCTCCTGCAGGTTCTGCAGTGCACTCCTGTGAGACATGAAGCCACTCCGGTGTTAGTATACAGGAGATGTCAGGTGTAAAATCcggacacagagacaacaatAGTACAGTACAAATATGCACCTCATCTGGGCCACTGATGTGAAGCCATCGCTCTCCAGGTGTGACCTTATTTCCTCAAGCTGGCCTTCAAGCATCCTCCTCGCTTCCTCAAGCTGCTTTACATCAGCTCTCTGGGACAGCACTCCCCTCACCAGCTCTGCAGCCACACCCCTGGCTTCACATGACTTCTCAGACccctaacaaaaaaaaaagtcacatttctaTTATCGGTTAAAAGTTTAAGTAAGTatgcaattaaataaatatgtggcCACAAACAGTCTGAACGTGAGGACGTTACTCTCTGAAGGACACTCAAACATTCTACCTGAGCGATGGCCGTCGCTTTAGCATCATCCTCCTCTATGCTGTCGGTGAACTcatcgctgctgctgttgccgccGTCTTCAtcgtctccttcctcctcctcgtcctctgtATTGAGCTCTagaatcacaaaaaaaacattcactcaaCTGAGTCCCTCTTTTGTCCGAATCAGAATCCCAACGTTTTTCTAGTTAGTCGTGcgttgtctgtgatgtgtccttGTCTGGTGTTCATTCTGTTTCCGTCTGCACTCTGCATCACCACTTTGGAAGTCATGGGACTAAAGGGAAATGTTATGTCATACACTGTGAACCAGCCAACAGTACACTCAAGGCAGTAcaacccagtgtgtgtgtgtgtgtgtgttcatgacgATAACGTCAAACcatttcaagtaaaaaaaaaaccaacaggtTTATTAATTGGCTTGTGGTTCATTTATATTCCCCTACATGAATGTTTGGGGGTGTTTATGAGTGaatactgaacacacacactcactcgcaGAAAGAGCCAGTGAGGCGCACATAAATGCACGCTGGTTTGCTGCCAGGAAGCAGAGGCTCAGTGGAAAGAAGCACGCAGGAATTTCCAAAGGAAAACTGTGGTACAGTCTTCATGATAttcaatattcacacacacactcactatgTGACACTGTGCACGTCTATAGGTGTGACTATGGGTGTGTATCGCTTCAGCTGCTCAGTGTATTGTTCACACGTAATATGGGATTATTAACAATCAGGGGAAGTTCAAAAATGACCAATGAAAAGATCCTAAAAATAGACGACAGTTAAATGTTATGATGTGTCTTTGTAGTGTCGCAATGGGCAGGTAATTCGAGTCAAACCTCCGGGTTATTATCGATCGAACAATGTGCTCTGTAAGCTGAACTGAGTGAATGTGGGGCCCTGTTTACATACCGAGACACTACGTACTGTCAACACTTCTATTCTGGTGTCATGTGGCTGTGCGCCGTGTCTGTTCAGGGGTGCatctgtcatttaaaataagatatatcattgtgtgtattttctgtacTATGTTATATTCTAATAGTTTGAAAGTGCGTCCCTTGTTTGGTTAAATGTGTAACAATCCTGGACACTTTTAACTCGGTGTTACAATGGAACAGCCATGCAAACGGGAAAACCATGCCACAGTCTCATGCACGAGGGAGCAAGGACATAAACAACACAACGGATTTAGATCTGGAAATGCCATATACAGCTTTTGATATTTATTGTCAATATTTCAAACTATTAATAGTGTGTTTACTTGTAGCTTAAATGCTTTTGAGGACAAAGGAAGTCAGTAGTGTTTATAGCAGGCATGTATGGTTCACGTGGATTGAACAGTGTGGGTTGTTCACAGGGAAaagagaatatactgtatatcaaggGACCaagtgggggggaggggtttaGGTTTGCGACATTTCTAAACCAATTTAATACAATGAAGAAAAATCCATAACAGAAGTGCTTTTGATAAAAAGCCAGCacgtttatttttgtttaatttaacatacaaaaaaaaaaagatgtgttgaCAAGGATTACTAGATGAGAGATAAGGACAACAAACTTTGcctcaaatgtattattaataataataataataataataagtgagaGTTATTTCTGGCATTCACGTCTCGTGTGATATAACTGTAGAATAACTTCATACTATATTTCACTATTATCTTGGAACAAAGCCGAACGGTGGTTCAACTAGCAAGTAAACTACAAAcaatgcatttcattttcacgTTACTGTGACATATCAGCTACTGCTTAGTATCTTCTGACTTTATGTTTCACACAGACTAAACGGCCACTACAGCAGAGCAGGTTTGTTAGAGTGCgaatgaaagcaaaaaaaagcaaaggtcCAACTAAGCTGCGGGGAATGACtcagtcatctttttttttgatttgttgtttcttttggtGAGGGGGGGGGCGTGTTACGTGTGCACGTCCGGTTCACAAACAagatgatataaaataaatgagggaTGGTGAGACGTTTCAAGGCATGAGCTTGAGTTTCTCCACAAGACGTGACTTCACTGTGACAGTAAGGCCGGACGCTGAGAGACAGtacacagaaatggcagtacAGAACAGtcacactgcaaagaaacacgCAGGCAGTTTTcataaaacaagataaaaaaaacttttccacACCACACTCACTGAATatattaagaaataaaaactcTGAGTTGCATGTTGTCACTTCATACTGGGTGAGATTAACGTGAGCACACAGCTGTGAGCAGTACTTGTGCTATGTGAAGCTTTCTGTAGCCTACACTGACGgtcattttcatttccactCAACACTCTATGTTATTTCTCATGAGGTTTTTGTTTCCATCATAACAATGACCGTCAGTGGCTACAGGCTGCTTCCTCTCAACATACAACTGCCACCACACGTCGTGCTGTTGTGACATCACTGAATGTTAGTAACAGCGGCCCCTGCAGGCCTGGATGCTCCACCCCGCCTGTCCCCACCTCCAAAGTCAGGCTGCCGCTTGGCTGCCCTTTCCAGTGCCAGGGCCATGTTACAGGTCCTGGCCAGGACTTCCTCCAACTGTCCACGCAGTGCCTGCACTGAGTCTAGCTCAGTGTGGAGTGCCTGGATCTTCTCTGAGCTGCTGCcacgaggaggagaggaaagagaagcaTTTTAGGGCATACAttataaattattcaaattaaaaaaaaaaaaagaaaaagaaaaaaaggttataCGTTTCTCTACCTGTCACTCTTGTTGTGCACATGCATGAGATTCTGGTATAGTCTCTTCTCTGCCCTCAGGGCATCATTCAGCTTGTTGTACTCTGATACAAGCTGCtccagcacgcactgagtcagATTGGTAGACAGGGTCGGGGTCGAGAAGGACagagatatataaataaataaatctgtcgTTCTGTGTCAGTACTCCTAAAAACAGTGTAATTGGCTGCAGGATGAAGACAAATCTTACTTGCTGATCACCGCTGGCTTTTTGGGCATCTCCTTGGACTTGCTGGTGAGCCAAAGATAAATGCAGAGCAGAGAGCTCCTCCTGCAAGGCGAGGGAATAAAGATGGGACTTGTAGCTGTCAGAATGAAAATTATACACAAGGACAATGGTTATGCATGATCTCACACATACCTGAGCCGCCCGCTCCTTCTTCATTGCCAGTTGCAGCTCCTCCTGTAGAGCCTTCATCTCTCCGTCACTCTCTTTAGATGACAGCTGCATCGCCTCTTCCTGGCTCTGCATCAGCTCCTAGTGAGAAAAAGTACACTGTGAAGATCAGGCATCCAGGAGacggaggaggaaaaacaatcaTGCACGGAATGGTACCTTGATGAAGGCCTCCTTCTCTTTGAGCAGACCCCGCAGATGCTCCGTCTCTCCTCCCATGTCTCTCTCCTTGTCCCGTCTCACCTCGCACAGCTCCTGTTCTTTAAGCGACAGTTGGCTGCGCAGCTCCTGCAGCTGGCTGCTCCGCTCGCTGATCACTAAGGACAGTCTGTAGGTGTGGTCCTGGAGAGAGGAGGCGTGAAGCGGTTAAAggttttcaaaatgtctttttgtgaaAGTACCAGCGACATGGTCTACCTGCAGATACTGGTCTTTGGAGCTGAGCGCGTTGAACAGATCCTGGACCTGTGCTTGGTGATGATTAGACTGGCGGCTACGGTCAGACAGCAGCTCCTGGAACAGTTTCTCCTTCAGGGCCAGACGAGCCTTCAGCTCCTCCACAATATCAGTGGGACCAGACTGAACTCGGGCAATTAGGGCTGCCGTCAGGTCctgcacacaaagagacagcgagaaaagaaagagacagaaataaagagagggagagagagtgaaggcTTTATGGCTTTTATTGTCCTTGAATTGTTTGGTGTGTCCTTTTCAAAGCCCTTGAAAACCAGCTCAGGTAGACAAACCTGTGTTACTTGTCTTCACTTTCacgttaaatgtgtgtgtgtgtgtgtgtgtgtgttacctgggtCTCCTGGCTGTGGCTCTGCAGAGTTGCCTGCAGCTGCTTGATGAtggtctctttttctctcagtgtGTTTCTCTCCTGCTCTTCACTCTGCTGCTTCAGCCACTGCAGGTTCCTGTAGGCCTCTGCCGCCTGCTCCAGCTCTAGCTCTTTACTACGCACCAAACCATCCAGACTCTGACAGAATAGTCATGGGACAGGTGTGAAAATGTACGCCTGGAATGTGCAACTCTCAGGGCTCATCTTTGTATCGAGTGTAATAAGCATACCGTGATGGTCTCTTCGTTGTTGGACAGGATGCAGCGCAGTCTCTCCAAGTCCCGTTCCTTCTCCCTGAGGGCCAGTTGGAGCCTCCTCACCTGACCCTCACGCTCCTCCAGACTGCGGAACTTGTCGTCGATGGAGCGCTGCAGACAGCGAGGGGAGGGAGAAAAATCACACTGCTGCTATTTTTGTTCACCCTAGACTGATAGTCATTGTGTTCCACACAGTGTTTAGCTTTGTAGACCAATATGAACAATGATCTTTGACATGTGGActtgtcttttcatttttaggtgcgtgtgtgtatttgtgttttaccTCCAAAGCCCTGTCTCTATCTTTAATCCGCTCTCTTAGTTTCTCCAGCAGGGCATCTCTTGATTTGGAGTTTGCTGTTGTTTCCAGCATATCCGAGTATTCCTATAAAGATATGAGAGACATCAGATATCTGTACATGTGTGCATACCTTTGTCTCCACATACTATAGGCATGCACAAGGTGCATTACTTGTAATTGCTGCTCCTTGTCTTGCAGAGAGTGCTTGAGTTGTGCAATGGTCTTGTCCTTTTCCTGCACCACAGAGACTTTCTCTGCCTCGCTCTCCTTCAGAGCGGCTTCTTTGGCCTGAAGCTCAGAGCGACTTTTCTGAAGGGCACAGTGCAAGTCCTGCAGCGCGGGGGACAGGGCATATTACATATGCTGCATTGTTCGCTCGCAATAACATGATGACAGACGCACTACTAACCTGGTTATGTTTTTCAGTGACCTCCCTGTGCTGCAGTGCCTCCTGTAGATCAGAGTTCAGTCTGTTCTTGAACCTCACTAAGTCGTCTCcttgtctctgactctgtctgaGACTCCGCTGGCTGGCCTCGAGCTCCAGCCCAAGGGTGAACAGCGAACTCTGCATGCCCACCAACTCGCCCTGCAGCTGGGCGAGGGTCAAGGACTCGCTGACCCCCTCTGGAACCTAGAAATGGAATGACAACAGATCAAGGTCACACAGACAGAATCAAATCCAATTTTCATCCAAAAGAATAATTCTGGATTCGCACCTCTAGTAAGTCGTCATGACATGGTTCTGATGACTCATCTTGTACTCAAGTGTGCCTGTGCCACCCCAACCTGACATATTCTGATGCATCAACTACATTATGCAGATGAGCCTGCATCGTTCGAGTCTCTACCTCCTCAACAGCTCCTCTggcattattatcatcatcctcctcctcagaaaCATGACTCACAGCTTACTCCTCTGATAACACAGTAGATGTACTGTAGGAGATGTGAGTGAGTAGTGTCTTCCATGTTCACCCATGAGTCGTAGCTGCAGCAGTAGCGCCACTGGAGACTAGTGCCGCTCGCCGCTTGTTTtcaccaaaaacatgcaaatatgCAGAAGCTACTCATGCTCCAAGAGCAACGTCATGATGTCTTTGTGTTAATCAGGCCTTACCTTGCATTGCGTGAGCTGGTTGCGATGGGCTATTTCTTGCAGCTTGCACAGAGTGGCGTTTTGCCCTTCGATGAGTTGATACAGCTCCTGAGCCTGACACCACAGTGAATCGCATGTATGAGCACTTTCTCAACAAGAACACGTTCCATATCTTGTATATCTTCCTGCccttttattcaaaaaaacagcaacacacgCACCTCACTGTCTTTTGTACCAATAGACTCGGTGAGGCCCTGGATGGTTCTCTCCTGACTGTGAGCCGCCTGGCGAAGTGAACGCAGCTCACACTCCATTTCATTCAGCTTTTCCTGCAGCTTctgcagacagaaacagaggtCATTGTTAGGTCTTCAAACAAATTCAACTGTAATGTGGCGCTTCCATGTGTCATACCATGTTATTGGCCTCGCTCTCATGGATCTTGGCCTGCAGGGACTGGACCTGGAGCTGGGCCTTCTgcagctcactcacacactgaccgGCCGCACACTCATACTGGTTCAGCTGGCTTTGCTGCTCCTCGACAAGACTCTGGAACGAGGACAATAATGCAGGAAGTGAGAGTTAACAGACACCAAATCGACAAACTGCTGGCTTTGTAATGTGACCAATATTTTGAGGCCAGGGGCTGCTTCATTTTCACAGTGGGTTGTGTAAGACTGTGCTCATTCATGTGTGGACTTTATAAAAGGCTTAGATGCAGAGAGAACCTCTTGAGTGGTGCGTGAGCATCTGCACGCATGAGTTAGCACATCTCAGTGGGTTCAAACTGCATTGTGCTACTATTGTCTTTACATAACCAGTGTTAAACAGTGCCAACTCTCAAAAGCTAAGAGGACAGAAAACAATATGATGCACTCTGACTTAAACATCTATTCATGGAGATGTCATTGCATATAGATGAGATTAAATAATGATACTGTAGTAGCCATGACAGGGAGGTCTGACATTGCGTGGATCACTTTGCCTCAAGGTCTCCGAGTGAAAATAGGCCAGTGGTGGGGTCACTTTGTGTTACCGTCTCCCCGCATCTAACCTACTTCAGTCAGCCGTCCCTTCACCAACATCACACACTCTTATTAAATATTCCTAGTCCTAGTAAAATTATCGCTGTTTCAACACTGTGgcaataaaaagataaatattaacttagcttagctttttttttttttgcatctttgtgtttgtgtattgagGCAGAAAATCCTGTGCTGCAACATCATTTATAACTGGAAAAACAGGGAGACTTTTTTGTCTGCAGGCTGTGTTCATGCTGCAGAGTATTCAACAGCATCATATTATGTCACTGTGGATCCATCAATTTTTACGCtatattctgtattttctactttgttgCCATGACCACTGACCCCTTAGTGCACACATACGCTATAAGGTAATTAGGTCATGTTGTGTGTCACTGCTTACCCACACACCTGAGCACTCACGTTATGAATTGAATCACAGACAACTCTGCAAAAAGCCCACTACAGTTTACATGCTCATGAGGAAAAGCTTTtcagtgactgacagctggatCATATGGCTAACCCAGCttaaaaatggtgaaaatgatcattttgtgGGACGGCGTCACTGTTTGTATGTCAAACATCCAAGCCTGTTAGGGTGGTTTAGTGTTGCAGATAATGCAGACTATCCCTCCCACACCAAGTGCTATCATTCTACAGTAGTGGAAGACTTCAGCCTCATCACTATCCTCATCAAGGTTTAATACCTGGTGGGGAGGTGGGCGAGGATACTCTTTGTACAAATCTTCAAAAAGATCCGCCATGTAAGCCATGTTCAGATCCTGTTCCAGCTTGATCAGAGGGGTCTCCAGCCCAGGCACTGGCATGCTGTTGTCTCTTTCCTTGTCTGGAGTTCCATAAGTAATTCCAAAGGCAGGATCCGAGTATCCCAGCCTTGTGCCTCCATTACTGAAGCTCCGTCTGAGCAGTACTGGCAGTTTGCTCCCCTTGGAGGTCCTGACTGGCCGGTAGATGCTATAGCTCTGCAGCaaacacagggacagagagaggcTGAGCCCAGATGAGGACTGACTGTGTGGGGCTCCCATGTGCTCTTCAGAGAGGGAGTCAAATATCCGGTCATCCATGGGTTCCCTAGGGGAACTCAGAGGACCATCTGTTATGGCTGTAGGCTGGACATACTCCTCAGCTGTCTCCAGAGATGTTACAGAGGGGCTGGAGCTGGCATGTCCAGCCAGTGTGCGATCACTGTCTGATCTCCTTGAGGGGTCCTGAGAACCAGGGACCAGAGTTAAAGAAGATGGGGGTTCTTCTGAATTGTCCAcactttttctgtcttcttcttcttcttcagcagtTCCCACCCCTCCAACCACACTGCCTCCGATAACACTGGCTGAATATCTGGTTGACGGGCCACATGAAATACTCCGTGCCAACTTCCTGGGCACCTTACAAACAGCCTCATAATCAGAGTCTGTCACTCTCCAGTAGGAACATCCTTGGCACCTCCTGGGAGTGCTGGACAGACAGCGTTGTGAGCCTGCAACTGTAACCTCTGACCCTGGACCtgctgggtggtggtggtggtggtgatggtgacaGTCCAGGCTGTCGTCAGCCCAAGACTCGTACAAAGAGTAGACCATGTCGTCCTGGAGCAGGGCACAGTACTTTGCATGAGCGAGGCCTGAAAAGTCCACCATGCCATCAACTGGCCCTTCTTCGCCTCCACCCACTGTTACAGCTCCATCCTCGGAATTTGTTTTCCGATAGAGTCCACCGATGCACTGTCTCAGTCTATGTTTCTCCTGCAGGAGCCGCTGCAACCTTTCGATGGACAGGGCCTCCACACGAGCAATGACCGTGTCAAAGCGGTACATGCGGTCCAGCATGAAGGTGCATTTGGAGCAGGCGAACTCTCCACGGCCGTCCCGGGTCAGCTCTTTCCCCAGAGCGTGggacagcagcacctgcaggtTGAGTTTGGCGGTCGGGTGGAAAATCCATCGCCTCTGGTTACCGCAGAGCTCACGGCCACAGATGCGACACGTTTCCTTCATCTTGAGATCAAGCATTCCACAGGTTTATTCTCATCCAGGTTTGGAAAACAATGTCTCATTTGCTCTAGTGTGAAGACGCCTCGCTCATTATGAGGATTTCcatccaaaaaaaacagcacacacaaacatatcacaataaaagcttgtGATGTAGAGGAAATCTTCCTTACAATGACAGTTCATTCAAAAactttaagataaataaaaagaggTAGAAACAAAATAGGCTTGTACAAAATGGTAGCACAggtggttgttgttggttgATGTTAATGAATGTCACGAACACTAAGACACTGTTGTGTCACCATCACCTCAGAATCACAGGATCATTTCCTGAAGGTGCAGGTGCGTGGGGAATAATGGCGCACACCCAGGTATACTAATGGTTTATGTTATCCGCAGAAATGTTCAACATTTCCCCGACAACAGAGCACCGCACAATCCTCTGCATCATCACGGACACACGCGCTGCACCGCACCGCTGCTGTCACGTCCATCACCAGCAGTGATCGATAATAATCCACTGCCCTTTAGACGGACACGGAGCAATAACAAGCGTCCCGGGACGGTCGTCTGAGTCTTTCCCCGGTATCTGCGTCGGAAGAACGGACTCCTCATTTATTCCAGTGCCGCCACCGACCACCACAGACGGAGACACGGAGACCGCGAGCCTGAGCTGCGCGCGGACGGAGATCCTTCGGGCAGATAAGGCTGTGGCTGGCTCGACCAGACCTGCAGCGGCGGAGCGAACTATTCAGGAAACACGGGGGTGGGGAAGCCCGGTGCAATCCTACACGGAGGAGGACGATTTAACATTCACTGTGAGTCCTACTCACTGATACGTATTTAATGTGACACGCAATGACGAATGGAGCACAGATACAGCGAAGATAAGCTTCATTTGGTGgtttattgttaaaaaagaagGAGCGTTGTTCCCCTGGGAGTCTGTAACTTCCCCCTGCCCGGTTCGCCTCACTGAACAGCTCAAAACTGAGTAGCatcatggtgatgatgacattaGTGACGCCCTGAAAATTAAATACAACTGAGACTTAGACATATAATCTGTCTTCAAATATCTACTCATTgtaacaatatttattattgtatagtATTTTACCTTATACTTATTGTAATATGCTATTTAAATACAttagaataaatacattattttaagaccaatctatttttaaaacattaacatattAATCAATAATCCTTAATCCGTTACAGCACTGATTCCAACTAAAAATCTACTTTCACAAAATGGTcagtcaccatgacaacacatGGCCTAATAACTACACTTTAGAAACTACTGGTGTATGTAACTAACAATTGTATATAGAACTGCACACTATTTTGAACTACAAAGCACACCAACTGGTTTAATCAAAGATAATAATGATTAGGTtatgatatataaatacaggAATAAATACAGGACTGGTTCATAACtaaatacataattaaatgATCTGTCCTAATTGAAACAATTGACAAAAATGGAATTTAATATGTAGAAGATATAATATACAGTTTAGTCATACTGCTTTGTGTATTAGTTTTGATAGGCTGGTGTAACTTCACCAGCACAGAGTGTAAAACATGCTCTTGCTTCAGGATTATTGTTGTCAATATTTCCTGTCGTCATGGTGCAGATATTTCAGTGGCACTTTGACTGTGACGATCCCACAGCCAGGTCTTTCTCTTGCATTTGACTGTGCATCTTTGTCCCTGCAGTGaccacagtttttgttttcctgaggGCGCACATGGGTCCCGGATCATGCAGCTACAGTGTGACTTCCCCTCAgataaaacatggaaaaacatcCAGTGACGTTCGTTCATACGCTTTCACCCTGAAAGCGCTTCCTGGTGTTTCAGGACAGAGTCCATAAGTCTGCTTTGTGGTCCtcgattattgattatttgaagTTTAATTCATAGGCTTAAGTCACTTTCAAGGCAGATATTTTACAAGAGTAATGTAAGAGGAATCCAGCTGAATTAAAAAAGCAATTTTTCAAGTGTTAAAACGGCAGCTGGAACCAATCCAGCACCAAGACAGTTTTTGTAACCTGatgttcacagatgtcacctgcaatcAGGCACCTCCTGGACGATGTGGGTGTCCACTCATACGTGCTGTGCTTTCATAACATGAAAGTAGCAATTgggaccattaactcctcagaaaaatgttaaGAAATGTGAGAAGTAGGCATTTTCCCCATAGACTTTGTCTTTTTGCATTTACTGGAGTTGCTCCCCCGTGAATATCCAATAAATTCTCACTGGGTTCGTCCTCAGCCAGCAAACCAGGAGACAACAATTCCCACTCACTCCATCTAACCTAACTCCACTCtacatgtctttggactgtgagaagaagccggagaaaacccatgcataCTGTACACAGAAAGGCTTCAGTTTAACCAGGATTCATACACATGAACCTTCTTGCGATGAGGCACCAGCGCTGGACACAGCCCAGCCATGAACATTCTGTgctaaataataattaatgtttATACATGTCTACATTATAAAGTGCATTTCaaaaagtgttttaacaatCAATCCTGGCTCTTGTTTTCTTCCCAGCCCGTGGAACTAATTAGGAGCCTTTGTGGTGGGCGTCCCCCTGAAACGACACAACTTGATTTATCTGCATCGGGGGTCACAGATCACGTTAAGGTCAACCTGACCTATCGACAACCCCGCTGAAACCAGAGCCACAAAACTGCTAACCAGTAAGATGCCTGCATCACATGTGAAAGAGGGCACCCCATGGgaatgtgtccacacacaca
This genomic interval carries:
- the LOC122771422 gene encoding myomegalin-like isoform X1, yielding MLDLKMKETCRICGRELCGNQRRWIFHPTAKLNLQVLLSHALGKELTRDGRGEFACSKCTFMLDRMYRFDTVIARVEALSIERLQRLLQEKHRLRQCIGGLYRKTNSEDGAVTVGGGEEGPVDGMVDFSGLAHAKYCALLQDDMVYSLYESWADDSLDCHHHHHHHHPAGPGSEVTVAGSQRCLSSTPRRCQGCSYWRVTDSDYEAVCKVPRKLARSISCGPSTRYSASVIGGSVVGGVGTAEEEEEDRKSVDNSEEPPSSLTLVPGSQDPSRRSDSDRTLAGHASSSPSVTSLETAEEYVQPTAITDGPLSSPREPMDDRIFDSLSEEHMGAPHSQSSSGLSLSLSLCLLQSYSIYRPVRTSKGSKLPVLLRRSFSNGGTRLGYSDPAFGITYGTPDKERDNSMPVPGLETPLIKLEQDLNMAYMADLFEDLYKEYPRPPPHQSLVEEQQSQLNQYECAAGQCVSELQKAQLQVQSLQAKIHESEANNMKLQEKLNEMECELRSLRQAAHSQERTIQGLTESIGTKDSEAQELYQLIEGQNATLCKLQEIAHRNQLTQCKVPEGVSESLTLAQLQGELVGMQSSLFTLGLELEASQRSLRQSQRQGDDLVRFKNRLNSDLQEALQHREVTEKHNQDLHCALQKSRSELQAKEAALKESEAEKVSVVQEKDKTIAQLKHSLQDKEQQLQEYSDMLETTANSKSRDALLEKLRERIKDRDRALERSIDDKFRSLEEREGQVRRLQLALREKERDLERLRCILSNNEETITSLDGLVRSKELELEQAAEAYRNLQWLKQQSEEQERNTLREKETIIKQLQATLQSHSQETQDLTAALIARVQSGPTDIVEELKARLALKEKLFQELLSDRSRQSNHHQAQVQDLFNALSSKDQYLQDHTYRLSLVISERSSQLQELRSQLSLKEQELCEVRRDKERDMGGETEHLRGLLKEKEAFIKELMQSQEEAMQLSSKESDGEMKALQEELQLAMKKERAAQEELSALHLSLAHQQVQGDAQKASGDQQCVLEQLVSEYNKLNDALRAEKRLYQNLMHVHNKSDSSSEKIQALHTELDSVQALRGQLEEVLARTCNMALALERAAKRQPDFGELNTEDEEEEGDDEDGGNSSSDEFTDSIEEDDAKATAIAQGSEKSCEARGVAAELVRGVLSQRADVKQLEEARRMLEGQLEEIRSHLESDGFTSVAQMRSALQNLQEENQALKECQERAGVLGLRTNTQKNLRRLAWEEEEDIEEEEEEEEEEEEEEETPQRWKRQCTRPCSLDLEQQIEKEAEPAGNTSEVGALWQDIDEGLREQAAHLRSDLALSHQENRELQERLMVSEATVHAQAEQLKDYRDLLTETSVQQASKQVQVDLQDLGYETCGRSENEAEREDTSSPEFDDLEMCTSLSHQQDYDGVGSSWYSANSGGYEVGDDTSHQHLVLDLRSQLTRCHKVIRGLQLRVRSLSATSDYASSLERTPRKVNWAFETSPAPSGAEEDEGWMSDSQAIRSGSKPRRELEELMARVTSLEAQLKSPGLEGKGQAEEGKCATWPGKYNTLIQAQARELSHLRQRMREGQGVCHILTQHLGDTTKAFEELLRANDIDYYMGQSFREQLAQSTTLAQRVVTKISGRDCAESPDEKMGHELLALRLSKELQQKDKIIESLHTKLQQRPETPSSCHALSETTDQSDRTSLVSEEYRTNEDLELCSDLDAREFQEEQQPRQGSEPDVRPSFPPPPPPPHGLLKSSNSCPNMHYSAPVTLTSQASRALFSEPVSSFFPVPSGPDVWGKEVTSDPRPRALSVIAVRPELDTLYKQMNEQNRGFAVPSDKATFPLSPGAHNQNDLSSYSLLSHHAFQQYQLGGIPEDRSLKSDVGTLWDMENMVQQVGSYAGSSGLRPGVIKSLCGVNVIEEHLQEVRCLRQRLEESIRTNERLRQQLEERLARGGHGGGAPTNIYIQGLDSVTQLSNEIRVLKQENLALQSRLQASTDTCEEVVQLREAVFTAQARLKQAELEAQQWKEELRRLQSYRQEQGEQIHTLRQERQASQERTNRLQHEVSLLQQQLCEGRELIHSLQSELQVYDRVCFTAKANKGYMCGVPVELGELLGEVRSLRAQLQTSVQENSALKQLELHKQLEQKLGVGSPRSPSLSALTASPQRENFYRRQLLHDPAPSPPVRDIGLFNCGSPGPPFSDLDDSHSTANVDSLDPHCELEGEAPDGSFANRNGRHAIGHVDDFSALQQQVLEGRSLIQRMETTLQACLGPTLLDGNEKHSGEMVVDSGCVKSLLSSTRTLRQILEESMSLLKMFWRAALPGNDLTIQNLKKEQCMQEEILSLKLRISEQEEVLKGTIQRLRSTSRTKESMEHFIVNQLSRTRDVLKKARTNLEKNEQRLSSLSSSSSSPHAAEEPGVVAREWPSDRTVLKTSAASGAAAHLRPATRKRNSQCLL